One window from the genome of Pantoea cypripedii encodes:
- the bioB gene encoding biotin synthase BioB: MAHRWTLAQAQALFDKPFLELMFEAQQVHRQHFDPRQVQVSTLLSIKTGACPEDCKYCPQSARYKTGLESERLMEVEAVLESARKAKAAGSSRFCMGAAWKNPHERDMPYLEQMVQGVKAMGMETCMTLGTLDNSQAQRLAHAGLDFYNHNLDTSPEFYGNIITTRSYQERLDTLDKVRGAGIKVCSGGIVGLGETVKDRAGLLVQLANLPTPPESVPINMLVKVKGTPLADNDDVEPFDFIRTIAVARIMMPSSHVRLSAGREQMSEQTQAMCFMAGANSIFYGCKLLTTPNPEEDKDLILFRKLGLNPEHTATTAGDNEQQYQLSEQLLHADTAQFYNAAV, encoded by the coding sequence ATGGCACATCGCTGGACACTGGCACAAGCCCAGGCACTATTCGATAAACCTTTCCTTGAGCTAATGTTTGAGGCGCAACAGGTACATCGTCAACATTTCGACCCGCGTCAGGTGCAGGTCAGTACGCTGCTGTCGATCAAAACCGGTGCCTGCCCGGAAGACTGCAAATATTGCCCGCAGAGCGCGCGCTACAAAACCGGTCTGGAATCTGAACGGCTGATGGAAGTGGAAGCGGTACTGGAATCGGCACGCAAAGCCAAAGCGGCCGGTTCCAGTCGCTTCTGTATGGGAGCGGCGTGGAAAAATCCCCATGAGCGCGATATGCCTTATCTGGAGCAAATGGTGCAGGGCGTGAAGGCGATGGGCATGGAAACCTGTATGACCCTCGGCACGCTCGACAACAGCCAGGCACAGCGTCTGGCCCATGCCGGACTGGATTTCTACAACCATAACCTCGACACCTCGCCAGAGTTTTACGGCAACATCATCACCACGCGCAGCTACCAGGAACGCCTGGATACGCTGGATAAAGTGCGTGGTGCCGGAATCAAAGTTTGCTCAGGCGGCATCGTTGGTCTGGGTGAAACGGTGAAAGATCGCGCCGGTTTGCTGGTGCAGCTGGCAAACCTGCCGACGCCGCCGGAGAGTGTGCCAATCAACATGCTGGTGAAGGTCAAAGGTACGCCGCTGGCTGACAACGATGATGTGGAGCCATTCGATTTTATCCGCACCATCGCCGTGGCGCGCATCATGATGCCATCTTCTCATGTGCGCCTGTCGGCAGGTCGCGAGCAGATGAGCGAACAGACCCAGGCGATGTGCTTTATGGCCGGGGCGAACTCGATCTTCTACGGCTGCAAGCTGCTCACCACGCCGAACCCGGAAGAGGACAAAGATCTGATTCTGTTCCGTAAACTGGGGCTGAATCCGGAGCATACCGCTACCACCGCCGGTGACAACGAGCAGCAGTATCAGCTGAGTGAACAGTTGCTGCACGCCGATACCGCGCAGTTCTACAACGCGGCGGTGTAA
- the bioD gene encoding dethiobiotin synthase — MKRWFITGTDTEVGKTVASGALLQAASAAGLTTAGYKPVASGCEVTSEGIRNSDALALQRYSSLALRYEQVNPLAFIEPTSPHIVSAEEGRPIDFAQLSAGLRQLEQQAEWVLVEGAGGWFTPLSATQTYADWVITEQLPVILVVGIKLGCINHAMLTAAAVRASGLPLAGWIANDIQPPGKRHQEYLATLRQRIDAPCLGEIPYLTDDAQQAECGRFLTLPQ, encoded by the coding sequence ATGAAACGCTGGTTTATAACGGGCACCGATACCGAAGTGGGAAAAACGGTGGCCAGTGGGGCGCTGTTGCAGGCGGCCAGTGCTGCCGGATTGACGACAGCAGGCTACAAGCCCGTGGCTTCTGGCTGTGAGGTCACCAGTGAGGGAATTCGTAACAGCGATGCGCTCGCCTTGCAGCGTTACAGTTCGCTGGCGTTGCGTTATGAGCAGGTTAATCCGCTGGCGTTTATCGAACCTACCTCTCCACATATCGTGAGTGCGGAAGAGGGGCGACCGATTGATTTTGCTCAACTGTCTGCCGGGTTGCGCCAGCTGGAACAACAGGCGGAATGGGTGCTGGTGGAGGGCGCGGGCGGCTGGTTTACCCCGTTGTCAGCTACCCAGACCTATGCGGATTGGGTGATTACTGAACAACTGCCGGTGATTCTGGTGGTGGGAATTAAGCTTGGCTGCATCAACCATGCGATGCTGACGGCCGCTGCGGTGCGTGCCAGTGGTTTACCGCTGGCTGGCTGGATTGCCAATGATATTCAGCCGCCGGGGAAACGTCACCAGGAGTATCTGGCCACGCTGCGTCAGCGTATTGATGCACCCTGCCTCGGCGAAATTCCGTACCTGACGGATGACGCACAGCAGGCAGAGTGTGGTCGCTTCCTGACGCTGCCACAGTAA
- a CDS encoding pyridoxal phosphatase yields MSYRVIALDLDGTLLTPRKTILPESLEALARAQQAGVKVLIVTGRHHCAIHPFYQALQLDTPAICCNGTYLYDYQAKKVLASDPLEKSQAVRVIEMLDEQNIHGLLYVDDAMLYQQPTGHVTRTLNWAESLPPQQRPTFLHVPSLVQAAHDAQSIWKFALSHPDTRALQQFAEQTEAELGLACEWSWHDQVDIAQRGNSKGKRLAQWVESQGLSMKDVLAFGDNYNDLSMLEEVGLGVAMGNADDAIKARAGKVIGTNLEPGIAEVIYQEIL; encoded by the coding sequence ATGAGCTACCGCGTAATCGCCCTTGACCTCGACGGCACCCTGCTGACCCCGCGTAAAACTATTCTGCCTGAATCCCTTGAAGCGCTGGCCCGCGCACAGCAGGCTGGCGTCAAAGTGCTGATCGTCACCGGTCGTCACCATTGTGCCATCCACCCTTTTTATCAGGCGCTGCAACTGGATACACCCGCAATCTGTTGCAACGGCACCTATTTGTATGATTATCAGGCAAAAAAAGTGCTGGCGTCCGATCCGCTGGAAAAATCACAGGCAGTACGCGTGATTGAAATGCTTGATGAGCAGAACATTCACGGCCTGCTGTATGTTGATGACGCGATGCTTTATCAGCAGCCGACCGGCCATGTCACGCGTACCCTCAACTGGGCAGAATCGCTGCCACCGCAACAGCGTCCGACCTTCCTGCACGTACCCAGCCTGGTACAGGCAGCGCATGATGCGCAGTCGATCTGGAAATTCGCCTTGTCCCATCCTGACACGCGCGCATTACAACAATTCGCTGAGCAGACCGAAGCCGAACTGGGGCTGGCCTGTGAATGGTCGTGGCACGATCAGGTGGATATCGCCCAGCGCGGCAATAGTAAAGGTAAGCGTCTCGCGCAATGGGTGGAAAGCCAGGGTCTGAGCATGAAAGATGTGCTGGCGTTCGGTGATAACTACAACGATCTCAGCATGCTGGAAGAAGTGGGGCTGGGTGTGGCGATGGGCAATGCCGACGACGCAATTAAAGCGCGCGCCGGCAAGGTGATTGGCACCAATCTGGAGCCCGGCATTGCCGAAGTGATTTACCAGGAAATTCTGTAA
- the pgl gene encoding 6-phosphogluconolactonase, with product MKQVVYTASPESQQIHAWQLQEDGVLTLLQVTDVAGQVQPMVVSPKKDFLYVGVRPNFRVLAYRIAADGSLSEAGEAPLPGSPTHISTDRPGNYLFCGSYNDACVSVSPIGSDGLPQAPSQVIGELDGCHSANIDVKNQTLFVPALKQDRICLFQLNSDGSLTPRPQAQVTTVEGAGPRHMAFHPNGDYSYCVNELDSTVDVWALSNAHGEVERVQSLNMMPADFTGTRWAADIHLTPDGRFLYACDRTSSIITVFSVSEDGGLLTLEGFQPTETQPRGFNIDHSGNYLVAAGQKSHHIEVYKISDDRGLLTPLARYAVGQGPMWVVIHQLD from the coding sequence ATGAAACAAGTCGTGTATACCGCCAGCCCCGAGAGCCAGCAAATCCATGCCTGGCAGTTACAGGAAGATGGCGTGCTGACGTTATTGCAGGTGACGGATGTTGCCGGTCAGGTGCAGCCGATGGTGGTCAGCCCGAAGAAAGATTTCCTCTATGTCGGCGTGCGTCCGAATTTCCGTGTGCTGGCCTACCGCATCGCCGCTGATGGCTCGCTCAGCGAAGCGGGTGAAGCCCCACTGCCAGGTAGCCCGACACATATCTCCACCGACCGTCCCGGCAACTACCTGTTCTGCGGTTCCTACAACGATGCCTGTGTCAGCGTCAGCCCGATTGGCAGCGATGGTTTGCCGCAGGCCCCGAGCCAGGTGATTGGCGAGCTGGATGGCTGTCACTCCGCCAATATTGATGTGAAAAATCAGACACTGTTTGTTCCGGCGCTGAAGCAGGACCGCATCTGCCTGTTCCAGCTGAACAGCGATGGTTCTCTGACGCCACGCCCGCAAGCGCAGGTGACGACGGTGGAAGGGGCGGGGCCGCGTCATATGGCGTTCCACCCGAACGGCGACTACAGCTATTGCGTGAACGAGCTGGATAGCACCGTTGACGTCTGGGCCTTAAGCAATGCGCATGGCGAAGTGGAACGCGTGCAGAGCCTGAACATGATGCCTGCCGATTTCACGGGCACCCGCTGGGCAGCGGATATCCACCTGACGCCAGATGGCCGTTTCCTGTATGCCTGCGACCGTACCAGCAGCATCATTACGGTGTTCAGCGTCAGCGAAGACGGCGGGCTGTTGACCCTTGAAGGCTTCCAGCCGACGGAAACTCAGCCACGTGGCTTTAACATCGACCACAGCGGCAACTACCTGGTGGCGGCGGGCCAGAAATCTCACCATATCGAAGTGTACAAAATCAGCGACGATCGTGGTTTGCTGACGCCGCTGGCGCGCTATGCGGTTGGACAAGGCCCGATGTGGGTGGTGATTCACCAGTTGGATTAA
- a CDS encoding ABC transporter ATP-binding protein, translating to MLSLRSVNQFYGQNHILWDVDLDLPPGTCTGVLGSPGMGKTTLVNCIMGRLPINSGSMTWQEDGSPPENLLLQPAEQRARMGIGYVPQGRHIFSQMSVEDNLLIALMAAQDERSRAIPEMVFDLFPALYSLRHQRSGELPMDQQQQLALARALVLQPKLLILDEPTEGMSPWLEEEMGNLIRRLNRDYGLTILLLEQHVSFIRRVADYFLLLHRGRNVAQGKVAQLDDVTINKWLTVT from the coding sequence ATGCTGAGTTTACGTTCGGTGAATCAGTTTTACGGTCAAAACCATATTCTGTGGGATGTGGATTTGGATCTGCCACCCGGCACCTGCACAGGCGTGCTGGGAAGCCCGGGGATGGGAAAAACCACGCTGGTCAATTGCATTATGGGACGGCTGCCGATCAATAGCGGTTCGATGACGTGGCAGGAAGATGGCTCGCCGCCCGAAAATTTATTGCTGCAACCGGCAGAACAGCGCGCACGGATGGGCATTGGCTATGTGCCACAGGGGCGTCACATTTTTTCGCAGATGAGCGTGGAAGATAACCTGCTGATTGCACTGATGGCAGCACAGGATGAACGCAGCCGCGCTATCCCGGAAATGGTGTTTGATTTGTTCCCGGCGCTCTATTCACTGCGTCACCAGCGCAGTGGCGAGCTGCCGATGGATCAGCAACAGCAGCTGGCTTTGGCGCGTGCGCTGGTGCTGCAACCGAAGCTGTTAATCCTCGACGAACCGACCGAAGGGATGTCACCCTGGCTCGAAGAGGAAATGGGCAACTTAATCCGCCGTCTTAACCGTGATTATGGCCTGACCATCCTGCTGCTGGAGCAACATGTCTCCTTTATTCGCCGCGTCGCTGACTACTTTCTGCTGCTGCATCGGGGTCGTAACGTGGCGCAGGGCAAAGTGGCACAGCTGGATGATGTCACCATCAACAAGTGGCTGACGGTGACCTGA
- the modC gene encoding molybdenum ABC transporter ATP-binding protein ModC, whose product MLTLNFSQQLGNHQLDVDVDIPGKGITAIFGVSGAGKTSLINAIGGLTQPQRGHIKLNERLLFDADSSLNLPPEKRRIGYVFQDARLFPHYSVRGNLQYGMAAAMKPQFDSLVALLGLEPLLRRAPSSLSGGEKQRVAIGRALLTAPDILLMDEPLASLDLPRKRELMPYLQKLAKQVDIPLLYVSHSLDEILQLADNVLVLDSGKVKAFGSLEKVWSSAAMRPWLPVSERTSVLRVQVLEQHPDYPMTALSLGDQHIWVSRVNQPLKTVLRIRIASADVSLALQPPQNTSIRNILPAQVVELLEIDDQVEVKLRIGISELWARISPWARDELGIRPDQWLYAQIKSVSITA is encoded by the coding sequence ATGCTGACACTTAATTTTTCCCAGCAGCTGGGCAATCACCAGCTGGATGTGGATGTCGATATTCCTGGCAAGGGCATCACCGCTATTTTTGGTGTTTCTGGTGCCGGTAAAACCTCGCTGATTAATGCCATTGGTGGCTTAACGCAGCCACAACGTGGGCACATCAAACTGAACGAGCGGCTGTTGTTTGATGCCGATTCCAGCCTGAACCTGCCGCCTGAAAAGCGCCGCATCGGTTATGTGTTTCAGGATGCTCGCCTGTTCCCGCATTACAGCGTGCGCGGCAATCTGCAATATGGCATGGCGGCCGCGATGAAGCCGCAGTTTGATAGCCTGGTGGCGCTGCTGGGCCTGGAACCGTTGCTGCGCCGTGCGCCGTCTTCTCTGTCGGGGGGTGAGAAACAGCGTGTGGCGATTGGCCGTGCACTGCTGACCGCACCGGATATCCTGCTGATGGATGAGCCACTGGCTTCGCTCGATCTGCCGCGCAAACGTGAGCTGATGCCTTATCTGCAAAAGCTGGCGAAGCAGGTGGATATTCCATTGTTGTATGTATCGCACAGCCTCGACGAGATCCTGCAACTGGCGGATAACGTGCTGGTGCTGGACAGCGGCAAAGTGAAAGCCTTTGGTTCGCTGGAGAAGGTATGGAGCAGCGCGGCCATGCGTCCGTGGCTGCCGGTGAGCGAGCGCACCAGCGTGCTGCGGGTGCAGGTGCTGGAGCAGCATCCCGATTACCCGATGACCGCATTGTCGCTTGGCGATCAACATATCTGGGTCAGCCGGGTTAATCAGCCGCTGAAAACCGTGTTGCGCATTCGCATTGCGTCTGCCGATGTCTCGCTGGCGTTACAACCGCCGCAAAACACCTCGATCCGCAATATCCTGCCCGCGCAAGTGGTGGAGTTACTGGAGATTGACGATCAGGTGGAGGTGAAGCTGCGCATCGGCATCAGCGAGTTGTGGGCGCGAATCTCGCCGTGGGCGCGGGATGAGCTGGGCATCCGGCCAGATCAGTGGCTGTATGCCCAGATTAAAAGCGTGTCGATAACCGCGTAA
- the bioA gene encoding adenosylmethionine--8-amino-7-oxononanoate transaminase, giving the protein MFTQDDLDFDRRHIWHPYTSMHDPLPCYPVVEAHGCQLQLADGRELVDGMSSWWAAIHGYNHPRLNQAMQTQISQMSHVMFGGITHPAAVALCRQLVAMTPESLECVFLADSGSIAVEVAMKMALQYWLGCGETRQKFLTLKRGYHGDTFAAMSVCDPHNSMHSLWRGYLPEHLFANAPQLGFDETWQEEDFADFARLVEQHHQQIAAVILEPIVQGAGGMRFYHPRYLQQVRELCDRYGLLLIADEIATGFGRSGKLFACEHAGITPDILCLGKALTGGTMTLSATLTTREVADTISRSAAGCFMHGPTFMGNPLACAVAVESLTMINEGHWSTQVPAIEQQLRAALLPLRNHPAVADARVLGAIGVIETHQAVDMAALQQFFVERGVWIRPFGRLIYLMPPYVISAAELTKLTDAVRDALDFPHHFQ; this is encoded by the coding sequence ATGTTCACTCAGGACGACCTCGATTTTGATCGCCGCCATATCTGGCATCCCTATACCTCGATGCACGATCCGCTGCCCTGCTACCCGGTGGTTGAGGCGCACGGCTGCCAGCTCCAGCTGGCTGATGGACGCGAACTGGTGGATGGTATGTCGTCCTGGTGGGCCGCGATTCACGGTTATAACCATCCGCGCCTCAACCAGGCGATGCAGACGCAAATCAGCCAAATGTCACACGTGATGTTTGGTGGTATTACCCACCCGGCCGCCGTGGCGTTGTGTCGTCAGTTGGTGGCAATGACGCCCGAGTCGCTTGAATGCGTGTTCCTCGCCGATTCAGGTTCGATCGCCGTTGAAGTGGCGATGAAAATGGCGTTGCAATACTGGCTCGGGTGCGGCGAAACCCGGCAAAAATTCCTCACCCTGAAACGCGGTTATCACGGCGATACCTTTGCCGCGATGTCGGTGTGCGATCCCCACAACTCAATGCACAGCCTGTGGCGCGGTTATCTGCCGGAGCATCTGTTCGCCAACGCACCACAGCTGGGGTTTGACGAGACGTGGCAGGAGGAGGATTTCGCTGATTTTGCCCGTCTGGTGGAGCAGCATCATCAGCAGATTGCGGCGGTGATCCTCGAACCTATTGTGCAAGGTGCAGGTGGCATGCGTTTTTATCATCCGCGTTATCTGCAACAGGTGCGTGAACTGTGCGATCGCTACGGTTTGCTGCTGATTGCTGATGAGATCGCCACCGGATTTGGCCGCAGCGGAAAATTGTTCGCCTGTGAACATGCCGGGATCACACCGGATATTTTGTGTCTGGGGAAAGCGCTGACCGGCGGCACCATGACGCTCTCCGCCACCCTGACCACCCGCGAAGTGGCGGACACCATCAGCCGTAGCGCGGCAGGCTGCTTTATGCATGGCCCGACCTTTATGGGTAATCCGCTGGCCTGCGCGGTCGCAGTCGAAAGTCTGACGATGATTAATGAGGGCCACTGGTCAACACAGGTGCCCGCCATTGAGCAGCAGCTGCGTGCGGCGTTGTTGCCACTGCGCAACCATCCCGCCGTCGCGGATGCGCGCGTGCTGGGAGCTATTGGCGTGATTGAGACCCACCAGGCGGTGGATATGGCCGCGCTGCAACAGTTCTTTGTCGAGCGTGGTGTATGGATACGTCCGTTCGGACGCTTAATTTATCTGATGCCGCCGTATGTGATTTCCGCCGCCGAACTGACGAAACTCACCGACGCGGTGCGTGATGCGCTGGATTTTCCGCATCATTTCCAGTGA
- the uvrB gene encoding excinuclease ABC subunit UvrB produces the protein MSKAFKLNSAFKPSGDQPEAIRRLEEGLEDGLAHQTLLGVTGSGKTFTVANVIADLNRPTMVLAPNKTLAAQLYGEMKEFFPDNAVEFFVSYYDYYQPEAYVPSSDTFIEKDASVNEHIEQMRLSATKALLERRDVIVVASVSAIYGLGDPDLYLKMMLHLTRGMIIDQRSILRRLAELQYARNDQVFQRGTFRVRGEVIDVFPAESDDIALRVELFDEEVERLSLFDPLTGQVVSVVPRFTVYPKTHYVTPRERILQSMEEIKKELVVRRQVLLENHKLLEEQRITQRTQFDLEMMNELGYCSGIENYSRYLSGRGPGEPPPTLFDYLPADGLLVVDESHVTIPQIGGMYRGDRARKETLVEYGFRLPSALDNRPLRFEEFEALAPQTIYVSATPGNYELEKSGNEVIDQVVRPTGLLDPILEVRPVTTQVDDLLSEIRKRVEINERVLVTTLTKRMAEDLTEYLEEHGEKVRYLHSDIDTVERMEIIRDLRLGEFDVLVGINLLREGLDMPEVSLVAILDADKEGFLRSERSLIQTIGRAARNINGKAILYADRITNSMARAIEETERRREKQQRYNEENGIVPQGLNKKITDILELGKNVVKTRGKGKTASRTAAEAEASYLALTPQAMQKKIHELEGQMQQHAQNLEFEEAARVRDQLHELRELFIAAS, from the coding sequence ATGAGTAAAGCCTTTAAACTCAACTCCGCATTTAAACCATCAGGGGACCAGCCTGAGGCGATTCGTCGCCTGGAAGAGGGACTGGAGGATGGCCTCGCGCATCAGACGCTGCTGGGGGTAACCGGTTCGGGAAAAACCTTTACCGTGGCCAATGTGATTGCCGATCTTAATCGGCCGACCATGGTGCTGGCGCCTAACAAGACGCTGGCGGCCCAGCTTTACGGCGAGATGAAAGAGTTCTTCCCCGATAACGCGGTGGAGTTTTTTGTCTCCTACTACGACTACTACCAGCCTGAAGCGTATGTGCCCAGCTCTGACACCTTTATAGAAAAAGATGCATCGGTGAATGAGCATATTGAGCAGATGCGTCTGTCGGCTACCAAGGCTCTGCTGGAGCGGCGTGATGTGATTGTGGTGGCGTCGGTCTCGGCGATTTATGGTCTGGGTGATCCCGATCTCTACCTGAAAATGATGCTGCATCTGACGCGCGGCATGATCATTGATCAACGCAGTATTCTGCGCCGTCTGGCGGAGCTGCAATATGCCCGTAACGATCAGGTGTTCCAGCGCGGCACCTTCCGTGTACGCGGCGAGGTGATCGATGTCTTCCCGGCCGAATCTGACGATATTGCGTTGCGGGTGGAACTGTTCGATGAAGAAGTGGAGCGGCTGTCGCTGTTTGACCCGCTCACCGGCCAGGTGGTTTCGGTGGTGCCGCGTTTTACCGTCTATCCCAAAACCCACTACGTCACGCCGCGCGAACGTATCCTGCAATCGATGGAAGAGATCAAAAAGGAGCTGGTGGTTCGTCGTCAGGTGTTGCTGGAAAATCACAAACTGCTGGAAGAACAGCGTATTACCCAGCGTACCCAGTTTGACCTCGAAATGATGAATGAGCTGGGTTACTGCTCCGGTATCGAAAACTATTCGCGTTATCTCTCCGGGCGCGGCCCCGGCGAGCCGCCGCCGACGCTGTTCGACTACTTACCGGCCGATGGTCTGTTGGTGGTGGATGAATCTCACGTCACCATTCCGCAGATTGGCGGTATGTATCGCGGTGACCGCGCGCGTAAAGAGACGCTGGTGGAGTATGGTTTCCGCCTGCCGTCAGCGCTGGATAACCGTCCGTTGCGCTTTGAAGAATTTGAAGCGCTGGCGCCGCAAACCATCTATGTTTCGGCCACGCCAGGTAACTACGAGCTGGAGAAATCCGGGAACGAGGTGATTGATCAGGTGGTGCGTCCAACCGGCCTGCTCGATCCGATCCTTGAAGTGCGTCCGGTGACGACGCAGGTGGATGACCTGCTGTCAGAAATCCGCAAACGCGTCGAGATCAATGAACGTGTCCTGGTCACCACCCTGACCAAACGTATGGCAGAAGATCTGACCGAGTATCTGGAAGAACACGGTGAGAAGGTGCGTTATCTGCACTCGGATATCGACACGGTGGAGCGTATGGAGATCATTCGCGACCTGCGCCTGGGTGAGTTTGACGTGCTGGTGGGGATTAACCTGCTGCGTGAAGGGCTGGATATGCCGGAAGTGTCGCTGGTGGCGATTCTTGATGCCGATAAAGAAGGTTTCCTGCGCTCCGAACGTTCACTGATTCAGACCATTGGCCGTGCCGCACGTAACATCAATGGTAAAGCGATTCTGTATGCTGACAGGATCACCAACTCAATGGCGCGCGCGATCGAGGAAACCGAACGCCGTCGTGAGAAACAGCAGCGCTATAACGAAGAAAACGGCATCGTGCCGCAGGGCCTGAACAAAAAGATCACCGATATTCTCGAACTGGGTAAAAACGTGGTCAAAACCCGTGGCAAGGGCAAAACGGCGTCGCGTACCGCCGCTGAAGCCGAGGCCAGTTATCTGGCGCTCACGCCACAGGCGATGCAGAAGAAAATTCACGAGCTGGAAGGGCAGATGCAGCAGCACGCGCAGAATCTGGAGTTTGAAGAGGCGGCGCGGGTACGCGATCAGTTGCATGAACTGCGCGAGCTGTTTATCGCCGCCTCATAA
- the bioF gene encoding 8-amino-7-oxononanoate synthase, whose protein sequence is MSWSQRIEQALAERRAVDGWRQRVRVEHNNVRELTVAGQRYCHFSSNDYLGLSQHPAVIAAWQQGAAESGAGAGASGHVTGYSRHHARLEEELADWLGYRRALLFISGFAANQAVIHLLAEKPDRILADKLAHASLLDAASHSPALLRRFAHNQPQSLAKLLATPVEGNTLVVTEGIFSMDGDSAPLAEIAAATRHASGWLLVDDAHGIGVTGAQGRGSCWQQQVRPELLIVTFGKGFGVSGAALLCDDATADYVEQFARHLIYSTAMPPAQCCALQAALQQIQQGDELRARLHANIARFRAGAADLPWQLMPSSSAIQPLLVGENSAALALSQQLKAAGCWVSAIRPPTVPPGTARLRVTLTAAHRPDDIDRLLEALYDAAGQ, encoded by the coding sequence ATGAGCTGGTCGCAACGCATCGAACAGGCGCTGGCTGAGCGGCGCGCCGTTGATGGCTGGCGTCAGCGCGTGCGCGTTGAGCACAACAACGTGCGCGAACTGACGGTCGCCGGGCAGCGCTATTGTCACTTTTCCAGTAACGATTATCTCGGCCTGAGCCAGCATCCGGCGGTGATTGCCGCCTGGCAGCAGGGGGCCGCGGAGTCGGGTGCCGGGGCAGGGGCATCGGGTCATGTCACCGGCTACAGCCGCCATCATGCACGGCTGGAAGAGGAACTGGCTGACTGGCTGGGCTATCGGCGAGCGTTGCTGTTTATCTCCGGTTTTGCCGCTAATCAGGCGGTGATCCATCTGCTGGCAGAGAAACCGGATCGCATCCTTGCAGACAAGCTGGCGCACGCCTCATTGCTGGATGCCGCCAGCCACAGTCCGGCACTGCTGCGGCGTTTTGCCCATAACCAGCCGCAAAGCCTGGCAAAGCTGCTGGCAACGCCGGTTGAAGGCAACACGCTGGTGGTGACAGAGGGGATATTCAGCATGGATGGCGACAGCGCACCGCTGGCGGAGATCGCTGCGGCTACGCGGCATGCAAGTGGCTGGCTGCTGGTGGATGATGCGCACGGTATCGGCGTAACCGGTGCACAGGGGCGTGGCAGCTGCTGGCAGCAGCAGGTGCGGCCGGAACTGTTGATCGTCACCTTTGGCAAAGGCTTCGGCGTCAGCGGGGCGGCATTGCTGTGCGATGACGCCACTGCCGACTATGTTGAGCAATTTGCCCGTCATCTGATCTACTCCACAGCGATGCCACCGGCGCAATGTTGCGCGTTGCAGGCCGCATTGCAGCAAATTCAACAGGGTGATGAATTGCGTGCACGCCTGCACGCCAATATCGCCCGTTTTCGCGCCGGTGCGGCCGATCTGCCGTGGCAACTGATGCCGTCGTCCAGCGCTATTCAGCCATTGCTGGTGGGTGAAAATAGCGCAGCGCTGGCGTTATCACAGCAACTGAAGGCGGCGGGTTGCTGGGTCAGCGCCATTCGTCCGCCTACCGTCCCGCCGGGCACTGCACGGTTGCGCGTCACCTTAACCGCTGCGCATCGCCCGGATGATATTGATCGTCTGCTGGAGGCGCTGTATGACGCTGCAGGTCAATAA
- the bioC gene encoding malonyl-ACP O-methyltransferase BioC, translated as MTLQVNKQAVAQAFGRAAQHYEQHAELQRQSGDALLALAPAGFGPHLLDAGCGTGWYSRYWRDRGREVTALDLSPDMLASAATQHSAQHYVQGDIDALPLPDACVDGVWSNLAVQWSSDLRTALQQFLRVTRPGGTVLFSTLLAGSLHEVHQAWAQLDGRQHANRFLSAAQIAAATHDLALNHTQQTITLHFPSALSAMRSLKGIGATHLHDGRPGGLLTRAQLARLEQVWPQDEAGYRLSYHLMFGVLTP; from the coding sequence ATGACGCTGCAGGTCAATAAACAGGCGGTTGCGCAGGCGTTTGGACGTGCTGCGCAGCATTACGAACAGCATGCCGAGCTGCAACGTCAGAGCGGCGATGCGTTGCTGGCACTGGCTCCGGCGGGGTTTGGTCCACATTTGCTGGATGCCGGATGCGGTACGGGCTGGTACAGCCGTTACTGGCGCGATCGTGGACGCGAAGTCACCGCGCTCGATCTGTCGCCAGACATGCTGGCGAGTGCGGCGACACAGCACTCGGCGCAGCATTATGTGCAGGGTGATATTGATGCATTACCGCTGCCGGATGCCTGTGTCGATGGCGTGTGGAGCAATCTTGCGGTGCAGTGGAGCAGCGATCTGCGCACCGCTTTGCAGCAGTTTTTACGCGTCACCCGACCGGGCGGCACGGTGCTATTTTCCACGCTGTTGGCGGGTTCGCTGCACGAGGTGCATCAGGCCTGGGCGCAGCTGGATGGGCGTCAGCACGCCAACCGTTTCCTCAGCGCAGCGCAGATTGCCGCGGCCACTCATGATCTCGCGCTAAATCACACGCAGCAGACCATCACGCTGCATTTTCCCAGCGCGCTCAGTGCGATGCGTTCATTGAAAGGCATTGGTGCGACCCATTTGCATGATGGGCGGCCGGGAGGATTGCTGACGCGGGCACAACTGGCCAGGCTGGAGCAGGTCTGGCCGCAGGATGAGGCGGGCTATCGCCTCAGTTATCACCTGATGTTTGGAGTATTAACACCATGA